From one Brachypodium distachyon strain Bd21 chromosome 4, Brachypodium_distachyon_v3.0, whole genome shotgun sequence genomic stretch:
- the LOC100821535 gene encoding probable non-inhibitory serpin-Z9 isoform X1, protein MRQFSSLAARALRRSTAPKPQTPSAGPKPHKRSSAPKPKPKPHPSSSPPSPVPDTPVPVPAPGPPAPAPMPTRPWEEALDAAQRAFCLPLAGRVLAAAGTGNAAVSPAGVHAALSLAAAGARGATRRQMLATLGCGGGGRGAAADAANVASRVVKRVLKDRAKSGGPRLAFACGVWADASTKLSTEFVEAAGGLYSSVAKTADFKDKVYVTPSCKSCTVAPEDAAEQINSWVNKSTKQTITSLLPDGLIDQNTGLVLGSALYFRGRWLDKADTGKTAEEKFYCLDGTSVVVPFVEYDRTRLFAVHDGFKVIKLPYKQGNNERKFSMYIFLPDAHDGLFELTKKIFSEPAFLEQHLPTEKCHVGIGVPKFTISFQIDMKDFLKDMTLELPFLRDADFKDMVSEDDSGEPLFVSDVLHKVILEVNDNEIEEASMKKTIGKPLPRDQFTADHPFFFVIREEVSSAVVFMGHVLDPSSQS, encoded by the exons atgcGGCAGTTCTCCTCGCTCGCGGCGAGAGCGCTCCGCCGGAGCACCGCCCCGAAACCCCAGACGCCGAGCGCGGGCCCGAAGCCACACAAGCGGAGCTCCGCCCcgaagcccaagcccaagccccaCCCTTCCTCGTCGCCCCCCTCGCCGGTCCCCGACACTCCggtgcccgtgcccgcgcccggcccgccggcgcccgcgccgATGCCGACGAGGCCGTGGGAGGAAGCCCTGGACGCGGCGCAGCGCGCGTTCTGCCTGCCCCTCGCCGGccgcgtcctcgccgccgcgggcacCGGGAACGCGGCCGTCTCGCCCGCGGGCGTCCACGCCGCGCTCTCcctcgcggccgccggcgcgcgggGCGCCACGCGGAGGCAGATGCTCGCCACGCtgggatgcggcggcggcggcagaggcgccgccgccgacgccgccaacGTGGCGTCGCGCGTGGTGAAGCGCGTCCTCAAGGACCGGGCCAAGTCTGGTGGCCCGCGGCTCGCGTTCGCTTGTGGCGTCTGGGCCGACGCGTCGACGAAGCTCTCAACGGAGTTcgtggaggcggcgggtgGGTTGTACAGCTCGGTTGCCAAGACCGCCGACTTCAAAGACAAGGTCTATGTCACTCCATCTTGTAAGAGCTGCACGGTAGCG CCAGAAGATGCTGCTGAGCAAATTAACTCATGGGTCAACAAGTCCACGAAACAAACCATTACCTCACTCCTTCCAGATGGATTAATTGACCAGAATACAGGGCTTGTACTTGGAAGTGCACTGTATTTTAGAGGTAGATGGCTGGACAAGGCTGATACAGGGAAGACTGCTGAAGAAAAATTCTATTGTCTGGATGGAACATCTGTCGTAGTTCCTTTTGTAGAGTATGACAGAACTCGTCTTTTTGCTGTGCATGATGGATTCAAAGTTATTAAGCTTCCTTACAAGCAAGGAAATAATGAACGGAAGTTTTCCATGTACATTTTCCTCCCAGATGCTCATGACGGCCTGTTTGAGTTAACCAAGAAGATTTTCTCTGAACCAGCGTTTTTAGAACAACATTTACCGACAGAGAAGTGCCATGTGGGGATTGGGGTGCCCAAGTTCACAATATCTTTTCAGATTGACATGAAAGATTTTCTGAAAGACATGACTCTTGAATTGCCATTCCTACGTGATGCAGATTTCAAAGATATGGTCAGTGAAGATGACTCAGGGGAACCTTTGTTTGTATCTGATGTACTTCACAAAGTGATTCTGGAGGTAAATGATAATGAGATAGAAGAAGCTTCTATGAAAAAGACCATAGGCAAGCCTTTACCAAGAGATCAATTTACTGCTGACCaccctttcttctttgtcattCGGGAGGAAGTATCTTCTGCAGTTGTCTTTATGGGCCATGTGCTTGATCCTTCTTCACAGTCGTAA
- the LOC100821535 gene encoding probable non-inhibitory serpin-Z9 isoform X2 encodes MRQFSSLAARALRRSTAPKPQTPSAGPKPHKRSSAPKPKPKPHPSSSPPSPVPDTPVPVPAPGPPAPAPMPTRPWEEALDAAQRAFCLPLAGRVLAAAGTGNAAVSPAGVHAALSLAAAGARGATRRQMLATLGCGGGGRGAAADAANVASRVVKRVLKDRAKSGGPRLAFACGVWADASTKLSTEFVEAAGGLYSSVAKTADFKDKPEDAAEQINSWVNKSTKQTITSLLPDGLIDQNTGLVLGSALYFRGRWLDKADTGKTAEEKFYCLDGTSVVVPFVEYDRTRLFAVHDGFKVIKLPYKQGNNERKFSMYIFLPDAHDGLFELTKKIFSEPAFLEQHLPTEKCHVGIGVPKFTISFQIDMKDFLKDMTLELPFLRDADFKDMVSEDDSGEPLFVSDVLHKVILEVNDNEIEEASMKKTIGKPLPRDQFTADHPFFFVIREEVSSAVVFMGHVLDPSSQS; translated from the exons atgcGGCAGTTCTCCTCGCTCGCGGCGAGAGCGCTCCGCCGGAGCACCGCCCCGAAACCCCAGACGCCGAGCGCGGGCCCGAAGCCACACAAGCGGAGCTCCGCCCcgaagcccaagcccaagccccaCCCTTCCTCGTCGCCCCCCTCGCCGGTCCCCGACACTCCggtgcccgtgcccgcgcccggcccgccggcgcccgcgccgATGCCGACGAGGCCGTGGGAGGAAGCCCTGGACGCGGCGCAGCGCGCGTTCTGCCTGCCCCTCGCCGGccgcgtcctcgccgccgcgggcacCGGGAACGCGGCCGTCTCGCCCGCGGGCGTCCACGCCGCGCTCTCcctcgcggccgccggcgcgcgggGCGCCACGCGGAGGCAGATGCTCGCCACGCtgggatgcggcggcggcggcagaggcgccgccgccgacgccgccaacGTGGCGTCGCGCGTGGTGAAGCGCGTCCTCAAGGACCGGGCCAAGTCTGGTGGCCCGCGGCTCGCGTTCGCTTGTGGCGTCTGGGCCGACGCGTCGACGAAGCTCTCAACGGAGTTcgtggaggcggcgggtgGGTTGTACAGCTCGGTTGCCAAGACCGCCGACTTCAAAGACAAG CCAGAAGATGCTGCTGAGCAAATTAACTCATGGGTCAACAAGTCCACGAAACAAACCATTACCTCACTCCTTCCAGATGGATTAATTGACCAGAATACAGGGCTTGTACTTGGAAGTGCACTGTATTTTAGAGGTAGATGGCTGGACAAGGCTGATACAGGGAAGACTGCTGAAGAAAAATTCTATTGTCTGGATGGAACATCTGTCGTAGTTCCTTTTGTAGAGTATGACAGAACTCGTCTTTTTGCTGTGCATGATGGATTCAAAGTTATTAAGCTTCCTTACAAGCAAGGAAATAATGAACGGAAGTTTTCCATGTACATTTTCCTCCCAGATGCTCATGACGGCCTGTTTGAGTTAACCAAGAAGATTTTCTCTGAACCAGCGTTTTTAGAACAACATTTACCGACAGAGAAGTGCCATGTGGGGATTGGGGTGCCCAAGTTCACAATATCTTTTCAGATTGACATGAAAGATTTTCTGAAAGACATGACTCTTGAATTGCCATTCCTACGTGATGCAGATTTCAAAGATATGGTCAGTGAAGATGACTCAGGGGAACCTTTGTTTGTATCTGATGTACTTCACAAAGTGATTCTGGAGGTAAATGATAATGAGATAGAAGAAGCTTCTATGAAAAAGACCATAGGCAAGCCTTTACCAAGAGATCAATTTACTGCTGACCaccctttcttctttgtcattCGGGAGGAAGTATCTTCTGCAGTTGTCTTTATGGGCCATGTGCTTGATCCTTCTTCACAGTCGTAA
- the LOC100821845 gene encoding serine/threonine-protein kinase-like protein CCR4, with the protein MRPRSQPHGRCRVLFFVVIVVFLLLRVQPGAASALATFAMAKAGDTTVICGLLPSSSSPLLLDLNCTAMAGVAHEKQETYPSTHPFSALAGGEDFLCAVGPSSVRADAVDMRWWELSPKNSTAGHGGKGSSKRVYLGPPLRALASSGYRVCGVMAGGELHCWRWHGKLAIPAELRFVSVAVGKGFVCAIVDGEAAGTPVRCFGNEEDEDAGKVLDAVRDAPRGGSYDVVAAHGKRACALSTGGGISCWGADAPSLGCDNNGTSGGGYAALALGEGGVCGLRTNGTIRCFGAASPPPGDLAGLQYIDVQAQGDEFCGVLMANYSLVCWGGHGHGGDAGLGITTSRVVFDRVLPGPCAPMSTCQCGVLPGSANLCPAGRCICVDCAFELNIAVPKPASLPPAPNPNRKKNIIWIIIAASGFLVLLLASQLALFLCCRRRRRERRRKEDENNDLGALQSLMMPRLGSSRSKGPGSIVEHFTLDTLRASTDGFDDERRIGSGSFGSVYRGTLPDGREVAIKRAEDHAKKSSSSAAKPARRRDRETAFNSELVALARANHKNIVCLLGCCAEAGERALVYEFMVNGTLHDQLHDRTPMAAPVLSWRGRLAIALDAARGIEYMHVYAVPPIIHRDVKSANILLDETWTAKIADFGLSSVLDPAGDCNEDNNNNNGADGGNNDLQQQQRERPVYTGGTVGYMDPEYYRLQHLTDKSDVYSFGVVLLELMSGCRVVQRYAESVTPKNVVEFAVPCILADDVARVLDPRLPAPGANEAEALAYVGYLAADCVGPVGCERPSMTEVVDALERALAACSTAPVSRSGTARRVLSRSGTDQFDLTDTD; encoded by the coding sequence ATGCGGCCGCGCTCTCAGCCccatggccgctgccgggtcctcttcttcgtcgtcatcgtcgtcttccttcttctccgggTCCAGCCAGGAGCGGCGTCGGCGCTGGCGACGTTCGCCATGGCCAAGGCGGGCGACACGACCGTCATCTGCGGCCTCCtgccgtcgtcttcctccccgCTGCTGCTCGACCTGAACTGCACGGCCATGGCGGGGGTGGCCCACGAGAAGCAGGAGACGTACCCGTCCACGCACCCCTTCTCGGCGCTCGCCGGCGGGGAGGACTTCCTCTGCGCCGTCGGGCCCTCCTCCGTgcgcgccgacgccgtcgaCATGCGCTGGTGGGAACTCTCCCCCAAGAACTCCACTGCTGGCCATGGCGGAAAGGGGAGCTCCAAGCGGGTGTACCTCGGCCCGCCGCTCCGTGCTTTGGCTTCCAGCGGGTACCGCGTCTGCGGGGtgatggccggcggcgagctccacTGCTGGCGCTGGCACGGGAAGCTGGCAATCCCCGCGGAGCTGCGCTTCGTGTCCGTCGCCGTCGGGAAGGGGTTTGTTTGCGCCATCGTGGATGGCGAAGCCGCCGGGACCCCTGTCAGGTGCTTCGGgaacgaggaagacgaggacgCAGGCAAGGTGCTCGACGCCGTGCGCGACGCGCCTCGAGGCGGGAGCTACGACGTGGTGGCCGCGCACGGCAAACGCGCGTGCGCGCTCTCCACGGGCGGCGGCATCTCCTGCTGGGGCGCCGACGCGCCATCGCTGGGCTGCGACAACAACggcaccagcggcggcgggtacgcggcgctggcgctgggCGAGGGCGGCGTGTGCGGGCTGCGCACCAACGGCACCATCCGCTGCTTCGGCGccgcgtccccgccgccgggcGACCTCGCGGGGCTCCAGTACATCGACGTGCAGGCGCAGGGCGACGAGTTCTGCGGCGTGCTCATGGCGAACTACTCGCTCGTCTGCtggggcggccatggccatggcggcgatgCCGGGCTCGGCATCACCACGAGCCGCGTCGTGTTCGACCGCGTGCTCCCGGGCCCGTGCGCGCCGATGTCCACCTGCCAATGCGGCGTGCTCCCGGGCTCCGCCAACCTCTGCCCCGCCGGCCGCTGCATCTGCGTCGACTGCGCCTTCGAGCTCAACATCGCCGTCCCCAAGCCAGCATCCCTGCCTCCCGCACCAAACCCCAACAGGAAGAAGAACATCATCTGGATCATCATTGCCGCTTCCGGCTTCCTCGTCCTGCTCCTGGCATCACAACTTGCTCTCTTCTTATgctgtcgtcgccgccgccgcgagcgccGGCGCAAAGAAGACGAGAACAACGACCTGGGCGCGCTCCAATCGCTCATGATGCCGCGTCTCGGTTCAAGCCGCAGCAAAGGCCCCGGAAGCATAGTGGAGCACTTCACGCTCGACACGCTCCGGGCTTCAACAGACGGCTTCGACGACGAGCGCCGGATCGGCTCAGGCAGCTTCGGCTCCGTGTACCGGGGAACACTCCCGGACGGGCGAGAAGTCGCCATCAAGCGCGCCGAAGACCACGCCAAGAAGTCCTCAAGCTCGGCGGCTAAGCCGGCAAGGCGCCGGGACAGGGAGACGGCGTTCAACTCGGAGCTCGTGGCCCTGGCACGCGCCAACCACAAGAACATCGTGTGTCTCCTCGGCTGCTGCGCGGAGGCCGGGGAGCGCGCGTTGGTGTACGAGTTCATGGTGAACGGCACTCTCCATGACCAGCTCCATGATCGGACGCCCATGGCGGCGCCCGTGCTCTCGTGGCGCGGGCGGCTAGCAATCGCGCTGGATGCTGCCAGGGGGATCGAGTATATGCACGTCTACGCCGTGCCGCCGATCATACACCGTGATGTTAAGAGCGCGAATATACTTCTTGATGAGACTTGGACCGCCAAGATCGCCGACTTCGGGCTCTCCTCCGTCCTCGACCCCGCCGGCGACTGCAACgaagacaacaacaacaacaatggcgCCGATGGCGGGAACAATGACCTTCAGCAACAGCAGCGGGAGAGGCCGGTGTACACGGGGGGCACGGTGGGGTACATGGACCCGGAGTACTACAGGCTGCAGCACCTGACGGACAAGagcgacgtgtacagcttcggcgtGGTGCTCCTGGAGCTCATGTCCGGGTGCCGCGTCGTGCAGCGCTACGCCGAGAGCGTCACGCCCAAGAACGTCGTGGAGTTCGCCGTGCCCTGCATCCTGGCGGACGACGTGGCCCGGGTGCTCGACCCCAggctgccggcgccgggggcgaACGAGGCCGAGGCGCTGGCCTACGTGGGGTACCTCGCCGCCGACTGCGTGGGGCCCGTCGGATGCGAGCGGCCCTCCATGACCGAGGTCGTCGACGCCCTGGAGCGCGCTCTGGCCGCGTGCTCCACGGCGCCGGTTTCGCGCTCCGGCACCGCGCGCCGCGTGCTTTCACGCTCCGGCACCGACCAGTTTGACCTCACTGACACCGACTAG